The proteins below are encoded in one region of Apium graveolens cultivar Ventura chromosome 4, ASM990537v1, whole genome shotgun sequence:
- the LOC141719813 gene encoding uncharacterized protein LOC141719813, whose product MNALKRLLKQRQQHSQEESEIMNTMVTEAAIVMDFIDTSDEPQGRGSRRGKSPNHQRQRLSRGKNLMEDYFVDRPIFSEDDFRRRCRMRPHVFNCIKTTLCTQDSYWHQKADAVGLLGLLPQQKMTAALRMLAYGAAADQCVEICRMGE is encoded by the coding sequence ATGAATGCATTGAAAAGATTGTTGAAGCAGAGGCAACAACACAGTCAAGAAGAGTCTGAAATCATGAATACCATGGTCACCGAAGCGGCAATAGTGATGGACTTCATCGACACTTCAGATGAACCACAAGGACGCGGCTCACGGCGTGGCAAATCTCCCAATCATCAAAGACAAAGGCTATCGAGGGGAAAAAATCTCATGGAAGATTACTTCGTTGATCGTCCAATATTCAGTGAAGACGACTTCCGTCGAAGGTGTAGAATGCGCCCTCATGTTTTCAATTGCATCAAGACAACTCTTTGCACTCAAGATTCCTACTGGCATCAAAAAGCAGATGCGGTTGGATTATTGGGGTTGCTGCCCCAACAAAAAATGACTGCTGCATTACGAATGCTAGCTTACGGTGCAGCAGCTGATCAATGTGTCGAAATATGTAGAATGGGAGAATAA